In one Nicotiana tomentosiformis chromosome 6, ASM39032v3, whole genome shotgun sequence genomic region, the following are encoded:
- the LOC104121006 gene encoding protein GET4-like isoform X6, which produces MFRERVRRVILPPAQENIDKLEKVIKEGNYYGAQQMYKSTSARYVSAERYSDALNVLQSGACLQLDKAQITCGAELSLLFAETLAKAKVSYDEDTLDDDDLQKLSEAIAAAKTRVEGCSSFLKAAIKWSAEFGAHRYGSPELHDMLADYMYSESPEVDIGKVSFHFVRGRNPKKFASALVNFMGKCYPGEDDLAIVRAILMYLSLGNLRDANKLMDEVKMEVELKNLNFPSSELTQFVNYLLLTLQRDALPLFNMLRQTYKSSIDRESTFIELLDEIAEKFYGVRRRNPLEGIGDFFKMMGGE; this is translated from the exons ATGTTCCGAGAGAGAGTCAGGCGAGTGATACTGCCCCCAGCTCAGGAG AATATCGATAAGTTGGAGAAGGTTATCAAAGAGGGAAATTACTATGGAGCTCAACAGATGTATAAGTCCACTAGTGCCAG ATATGTGTCTGCTGAGAGATACTCTGACGCCTTGAATGTTCTTCAGTCTGGTGCTTGTTTGCAATTAGACAAGGCCCAG ATTACCTGTGGGGCAGAGCTTTCTTTGCTGTTTGCTGAAACACTTGCAAAAGCAAAAGTTTCATATGACGAAGACACTCTAG ATGACGATGACTTGCAAAAACTTTCTGAAGCCATTGCCGCAGCAAAAACACGTGTAGAAGGCTGTTCTTCCTTTCTGAAAGCAGCTATCAA GTGGTCAGCAGAATTTGGTGCGCATAGATATGGATCTCCAGAGCTGCATGACATGCTGGCAGATTATATGTATTCAGAGTCTCCTGAAGTG GACATTGGTAAAGTATCTTTTCACTTTGTGAGAGGAAGGAATCCGAAGAAATTTGCTTCAGCTCTTGTAAATTTCATGGGCAAG TGCTATCCAGGAGAGGATGATTTGGCTATTGTACGCGCTATTTTGAT GTACTTGTCTCTGGGAAACCTAAGAGATGCTAACAAGCTCATGGATGAGGTGAAAATGGAAGTGGAATTGAAGAATCTTAATTTTCCTAGCTCAGAATTAACCCAGTTTGTGAACTATCTCCTCCTGAC GTTGCAGAGGGATGCTTTACCTCTGTTTAATATGTTGAGACAAACCTACAAGTCTAGTATAGATAGAGAATCTACATTTATTGAA TTACTTGATGAAATTGCAGAGAAGTTCTATGGCGTTCGACGTAGAAATCCTCTCGAGGGGATTGGAGATTTCTTCAAG ATGATGGGAGGCGAATAG
- the LOC104121006 gene encoding protein GET4-like isoform X2, producing MFRERVRRVILPPAQENIDKLEKVIKEGNYYGAQQMYKSTSARYVSAERYSDALNVLQSGACLQLDKAQITCGAELSLLFAETLAKAKVSYDEDTLAAGTCERCGQTKERCGSPFPAEFFGLYGAKETRDDDDLQKLSEAIAAAKTRVEGCSSFLKAAIKWSAEFGAHRYGSPELHDMLADYMYSESPEVDIGKVSFHFVRGRNPKKFASALVNFMGKCYPGEDDLAIVRAILMYLSLGNLRDANKLMDEVKMEVELKNLNFPSSELTQFVNYLLLTLQRDALPLFNMLRQTYKSSIDRESTFIELLDEIAEKFYGVRRRNPLEGIGDFFKMMGGE from the exons ATGTTCCGAGAGAGAGTCAGGCGAGTGATACTGCCCCCAGCTCAGGAG AATATCGATAAGTTGGAGAAGGTTATCAAAGAGGGAAATTACTATGGAGCTCAACAGATGTATAAGTCCACTAGTGCCAG ATATGTGTCTGCTGAGAGATACTCTGACGCCTTGAATGTTCTTCAGTCTGGTGCTTGTTTGCAATTAGACAAGGCCCAG ATTACCTGTGGGGCAGAGCTTTCTTTGCTGTTTGCTGAAACACTTGCAAAAGCAAAAGTTTCATATGACGAAGACACTCTAG CTGCTGGTACATGTGAAAGGTGCGGACAGACAAAAGAACGCTGTGGCAGTCCATTCCCGGCTGAATTTTTTGGACTCTATGGAGCGAAAGAAACAAGAG ATGACGATGACTTGCAAAAACTTTCTGAAGCCATTGCCGCAGCAAAAACACGTGTAGAAGGCTGTTCTTCCTTTCTGAAAGCAGCTATCAA GTGGTCAGCAGAATTTGGTGCGCATAGATATGGATCTCCAGAGCTGCATGACATGCTGGCAGATTATATGTATTCAGAGTCTCCTGAAGTG GACATTGGTAAAGTATCTTTTCACTTTGTGAGAGGAAGGAATCCGAAGAAATTTGCTTCAGCTCTTGTAAATTTCATGGGCAAG TGCTATCCAGGAGAGGATGATTTGGCTATTGTACGCGCTATTTTGAT GTACTTGTCTCTGGGAAACCTAAGAGATGCTAACAAGCTCATGGATGAGGTGAAAATGGAAGTGGAATTGAAGAATCTTAATTTTCCTAGCTCAGAATTAACCCAGTTTGTGAACTATCTCCTCCTGAC GTTGCAGAGGGATGCTTTACCTCTGTTTAATATGTTGAGACAAACCTACAAGTCTAGTATAGATAGAGAATCTACATTTATTGAA TTACTTGATGAAATTGCAGAGAAGTTCTATGGCGTTCGACGTAGAAATCCTCTCGAGGGGATTGGAGATTTCTTCAAG ATGATGGGAGGCGAATAG
- the LOC104121006 gene encoding protein GET4-like isoform X3 has product MFRERVRRVILPPAQENIDKLEKVIKEGNYYGAQQMYKSTSARYVSAERYSDALNVLQSGACLQLDKAQITCGAELSLLFAETLAKAKVSYDEDTLDRVRKIYKKFPRLSVPQHLDLADDDDLQKLSEAIAAAKTRVEGCSSFLKAAIKWSAEFGAHRYGSPELHDMLADYMYSESPEVDIGKVSFHFVRGRNPKKFASALVNFMGKCYPGEDDLAIVRAILMYLSLGNLRDANKLMDEVKMEVELKNLNFPSSELTQFVNYLLLTLQRDALPLFNMLRQTYKSSIDRESTFIELLDEIAEKFYGVRRRNPLEGIGDFFKMMGGE; this is encoded by the exons ATGTTCCGAGAGAGAGTCAGGCGAGTGATACTGCCCCCAGCTCAGGAG AATATCGATAAGTTGGAGAAGGTTATCAAAGAGGGAAATTACTATGGAGCTCAACAGATGTATAAGTCCACTAGTGCCAG ATATGTGTCTGCTGAGAGATACTCTGACGCCTTGAATGTTCTTCAGTCTGGTGCTTGTTTGCAATTAGACAAGGCCCAG ATTACCTGTGGGGCAGAGCTTTCTTTGCTGTTTGCTGAAACACTTGCAAAAGCAAAAGTTTCATATGACGAAGACACTCTAG ATCGTGTCAGGAAAATTTACAAGAAGTTTCCTCGGCTTTCTGTGCCACAACATTTGGACCTTGCAGATGACGATGACTTGCAAAAACTTTCTGAAGCCATTGCCGCAGCAAAAACACGTGTAGAAGGCTGTTCTTCCTTTCTGAAAGCAGCTATCAA GTGGTCAGCAGAATTTGGTGCGCATAGATATGGATCTCCAGAGCTGCATGACATGCTGGCAGATTATATGTATTCAGAGTCTCCTGAAGTG GACATTGGTAAAGTATCTTTTCACTTTGTGAGAGGAAGGAATCCGAAGAAATTTGCTTCAGCTCTTGTAAATTTCATGGGCAAG TGCTATCCAGGAGAGGATGATTTGGCTATTGTACGCGCTATTTTGAT GTACTTGTCTCTGGGAAACCTAAGAGATGCTAACAAGCTCATGGATGAGGTGAAAATGGAAGTGGAATTGAAGAATCTTAATTTTCCTAGCTCAGAATTAACCCAGTTTGTGAACTATCTCCTCCTGAC GTTGCAGAGGGATGCTTTACCTCTGTTTAATATGTTGAGACAAACCTACAAGTCTAGTATAGATAGAGAATCTACATTTATTGAA TTACTTGATGAAATTGCAGAGAAGTTCTATGGCGTTCGACGTAGAAATCCTCTCGAGGGGATTGGAGATTTCTTCAAG ATGATGGGAGGCGAATAG
- the LOC104121006 gene encoding protein GET4-like isoform X4 produces the protein MFRERVRRVILPPAQENIDKLEKVIKEGNYYGAQQMYKSTSARYVSAERYSDALNVLQSGACLQLDKAQITCGAELSLLFAETLAKAKVSYDEDTLAAGTCERCGQTKERCGSPFPAEFFGLYGAKETRDRVRKIYKKFPRLSVPQHLDLADDDDLQKLSEAIAAAKTRVEGCSSFLKAAIKWSAEFGAHRYGSPELHDMLADYMYSESPEVDIGKVSFHFVRGRNPKKFASALVNFMGKCYPGEDDLAIVRAILMYLSLGNLRDANKLMDEVKMEVELKNLNFPSSELTQFVNYLLLTYLMKLQRSSMAFDVEILSRGLEISSR, from the exons ATGTTCCGAGAGAGAGTCAGGCGAGTGATACTGCCCCCAGCTCAGGAG AATATCGATAAGTTGGAGAAGGTTATCAAAGAGGGAAATTACTATGGAGCTCAACAGATGTATAAGTCCACTAGTGCCAG ATATGTGTCTGCTGAGAGATACTCTGACGCCTTGAATGTTCTTCAGTCTGGTGCTTGTTTGCAATTAGACAAGGCCCAG ATTACCTGTGGGGCAGAGCTTTCTTTGCTGTTTGCTGAAACACTTGCAAAAGCAAAAGTTTCATATGACGAAGACACTCTAG CTGCTGGTACATGTGAAAGGTGCGGACAGACAAAAGAACGCTGTGGCAGTCCATTCCCGGCTGAATTTTTTGGACTCTATGGAGCGAAAGAAACAAGAG ATCGTGTCAGGAAAATTTACAAGAAGTTTCCTCGGCTTTCTGTGCCACAACATTTGGACCTTGCAGATGACGATGACTTGCAAAAACTTTCTGAAGCCATTGCCGCAGCAAAAACACGTGTAGAAGGCTGTTCTTCCTTTCTGAAAGCAGCTATCAA GTGGTCAGCAGAATTTGGTGCGCATAGATATGGATCTCCAGAGCTGCATGACATGCTGGCAGATTATATGTATTCAGAGTCTCCTGAAGTG GACATTGGTAAAGTATCTTTTCACTTTGTGAGAGGAAGGAATCCGAAGAAATTTGCTTCAGCTCTTGTAAATTTCATGGGCAAG TGCTATCCAGGAGAGGATGATTTGGCTATTGTACGCGCTATTTTGAT GTACTTGTCTCTGGGAAACCTAAGAGATGCTAACAAGCTCATGGATGAGGTGAAAATGGAAGTGGAATTGAAGAATCTTAATTTTCCTAGCTCAGAATTAACCCAGTTTGTGAACTATCTCCTCCTGAC TTACTTGATGAAATTGCAGAGAAGTTCTATGGCGTTCGACGTAGAAATCCTCTCGAGGGGATTGGAGATTTCTTCAAG ATGA
- the LOC104121006 gene encoding protein GET4-like isoform X5, translated as MFRERVRRVILPPAQENIDKLEKVIKEGNYYGAQQMYKSTSARYVSAERYSDALNVLQSGACLQLDKAQITCGAELSLLFAETLAKAKVSYDEDTLAAGTCERCGQTKERCGSPFPAEFFGLYGAKETRDRVRKIYKKFPRLSVPQHLDLADDDDLQKLSEAIAAAKTRVEGCSSFLKAAIKWSAEFGAHRYGSPELHDMLADYMYSESPEVDIGKVSFHFVRGRNPKKFASALVNFMGKCYPGEDDLAIVRAILMYLSLGNLRDANKLMDEVKMEVELKNLNFPSSELTQFVNYLLLTSQTQFMI; from the exons ATGTTCCGAGAGAGAGTCAGGCGAGTGATACTGCCCCCAGCTCAGGAG AATATCGATAAGTTGGAGAAGGTTATCAAAGAGGGAAATTACTATGGAGCTCAACAGATGTATAAGTCCACTAGTGCCAG ATATGTGTCTGCTGAGAGATACTCTGACGCCTTGAATGTTCTTCAGTCTGGTGCTTGTTTGCAATTAGACAAGGCCCAG ATTACCTGTGGGGCAGAGCTTTCTTTGCTGTTTGCTGAAACACTTGCAAAAGCAAAAGTTTCATATGACGAAGACACTCTAG CTGCTGGTACATGTGAAAGGTGCGGACAGACAAAAGAACGCTGTGGCAGTCCATTCCCGGCTGAATTTTTTGGACTCTATGGAGCGAAAGAAACAAGAG ATCGTGTCAGGAAAATTTACAAGAAGTTTCCTCGGCTTTCTGTGCCACAACATTTGGACCTTGCAGATGACGATGACTTGCAAAAACTTTCTGAAGCCATTGCCGCAGCAAAAACACGTGTAGAAGGCTGTTCTTCCTTTCTGAAAGCAGCTATCAA GTGGTCAGCAGAATTTGGTGCGCATAGATATGGATCTCCAGAGCTGCATGACATGCTGGCAGATTATATGTATTCAGAGTCTCCTGAAGTG GACATTGGTAAAGTATCTTTTCACTTTGTGAGAGGAAGGAATCCGAAGAAATTTGCTTCAGCTCTTGTAAATTTCATGGGCAAG TGCTATCCAGGAGAGGATGATTTGGCTATTGTACGCGCTATTTTGAT GTACTTGTCTCTGGGAAACCTAAGAGATGCTAACAAGCTCATGGATGAGGTGAAAATGGAAGTGGAATTGAAGAATCTTAATTTTCCTAGCTCAGAATTAACCCAGTTTGTGAACTATCTCCTCCTGAC TTCACAAACTCAATTCATGATATAG
- the LOC104121006 gene encoding protein GET4-like isoform X1 gives MFRERVRRVILPPAQENIDKLEKVIKEGNYYGAQQMYKSTSARYVSAERYSDALNVLQSGACLQLDKAQITCGAELSLLFAETLAKAKVSYDEDTLAAGTCERCGQTKERCGSPFPAEFFGLYGAKETRDRVRKIYKKFPRLSVPQHLDLADDDDLQKLSEAIAAAKTRVEGCSSFLKAAIKWSAEFGAHRYGSPELHDMLADYMYSESPEVDIGKVSFHFVRGRNPKKFASALVNFMGKCYPGEDDLAIVRAILMYLSLGNLRDANKLMDEVKMEVELKNLNFPSSELTQFVNYLLLTLQRDALPLFNMLRQTYKSSIDRESTFIELLDEIAEKFYGVRRRNPLEGIGDFFKMMGGE, from the exons ATGTTCCGAGAGAGAGTCAGGCGAGTGATACTGCCCCCAGCTCAGGAG AATATCGATAAGTTGGAGAAGGTTATCAAAGAGGGAAATTACTATGGAGCTCAACAGATGTATAAGTCCACTAGTGCCAG ATATGTGTCTGCTGAGAGATACTCTGACGCCTTGAATGTTCTTCAGTCTGGTGCTTGTTTGCAATTAGACAAGGCCCAG ATTACCTGTGGGGCAGAGCTTTCTTTGCTGTTTGCTGAAACACTTGCAAAAGCAAAAGTTTCATATGACGAAGACACTCTAG CTGCTGGTACATGTGAAAGGTGCGGACAGACAAAAGAACGCTGTGGCAGTCCATTCCCGGCTGAATTTTTTGGACTCTATGGAGCGAAAGAAACAAGAG ATCGTGTCAGGAAAATTTACAAGAAGTTTCCTCGGCTTTCTGTGCCACAACATTTGGACCTTGCAGATGACGATGACTTGCAAAAACTTTCTGAAGCCATTGCCGCAGCAAAAACACGTGTAGAAGGCTGTTCTTCCTTTCTGAAAGCAGCTATCAA GTGGTCAGCAGAATTTGGTGCGCATAGATATGGATCTCCAGAGCTGCATGACATGCTGGCAGATTATATGTATTCAGAGTCTCCTGAAGTG GACATTGGTAAAGTATCTTTTCACTTTGTGAGAGGAAGGAATCCGAAGAAATTTGCTTCAGCTCTTGTAAATTTCATGGGCAAG TGCTATCCAGGAGAGGATGATTTGGCTATTGTACGCGCTATTTTGAT GTACTTGTCTCTGGGAAACCTAAGAGATGCTAACAAGCTCATGGATGAGGTGAAAATGGAAGTGGAATTGAAGAATCTTAATTTTCCTAGCTCAGAATTAACCCAGTTTGTGAACTATCTCCTCCTGAC GTTGCAGAGGGATGCTTTACCTCTGTTTAATATGTTGAGACAAACCTACAAGTCTAGTATAGATAGAGAATCTACATTTATTGAA TTACTTGATGAAATTGCAGAGAAGTTCTATGGCGTTCGACGTAGAAATCCTCTCGAGGGGATTGGAGATTTCTTCAAG ATGATGGGAGGCGAATAG